GTCCCGGAAATATCACGGTGTATGGCTATAGTTTCGGGAAGTATGGCATAATTGAAAATAAGTAATAGTGTATAGGCCACCAGGATCAGGACACTGCAGGAATAAAGTAGGGTAATCTTTTTGGGAAGCATTGTATGCTACATTTTATAAAATTAGTGTAAAAGTTTTTTTCTTCTGGTAATTTTTTCTATTGTTTACTACCACTTTTCGCGTGCTATGAGGCTTGTGATATGGGCTAAGTGGTGATTGCAATGCCAGGCATAAATACCCATATTTTCTGCAAGGGTAATTTCTTTTCCCTGTTCGGGATGTATAAAAGTGCGTTGCAGGGTTGTGGTATCGAGGGATTGTAATAAAACGTTCCAACGCTGGTGCAATCCTTCTAAAAGCAGCAATGCCGGTTCAATAGCCATATGGCTGTCGGGCAATTCCGCCCATCGGTCTTCAAAATACGGCTGGATGACTGGATTTTCCTCCGTCAGGGCAAGTTTAAATCGGATCAGGCTGTTCATGTGGCTGTCAGAACAGTGGTGTATTACCTGGCGAACAGACCAGCCGCCGGGACGATAGGGCGTATCAAGTTGTGTCTCGGAGAGGGAAGCTACGGCTGTGCGCAGGCGTTCCGGAAAAGCTGCAATAGCATACCGATACTCCTCTAATAAGGCTGCTGTAAAAATCGTAGGTTTCTGAAAATGCCCGATCGGGTATTGTAAGGC
The Flavobacterium kingsejongi genome window above contains:
- a CDS encoding YfiT family bacillithiol transferase, which translates into the protein MDLTALQYPIGHFQKPTIFTAALLEEYRYAIAAFPERLRTAVASLSETQLDTPYRPGGWSVRQVIHHCSDSHMNSLIRFKLALTEENPVIQPYFEDRWAELPDSHMAIEPALLLLEGLHQRWNVLLQSLDTTTLQRTFIHPEQGKEITLAENMGIYAWHCNHHLAHITSLIAREKW